One window from the genome of Gimesia aquarii encodes:
- the truB gene encoding tRNA pseudouridine(55) synthase TruB, giving the protein MSSNKAVDLNLSGLLNVHKPQGMTSRQVVNQIQKLVRPLKIGHAGTLDPLAIGVLMVCIGSATRLIRFVQDQPKEYLGEFILGKRSDTDDISGNVTETTDCPTITREQLERCLPAFQGQIEQVPPQFSAVHINGQRAYDLARRGKSFEIKPRTVEIYQIELTAFEFPRFQLRIVCGSGTYIRSLGRDLGEQLKCGAVMTSLVRTRIGDFKLESAMQLDDSMTLESIVAQLQPAERAVKHLQHYRCNHRELDDLCHGRVIECDPDRLSKAGDQHEIAVVTSAGTLVAIAEWKRDTNQLAPRQVYYQHSK; this is encoded by the coding sequence ATGAGTTCCAATAAAGCTGTCGATCTGAACTTATCAGGCCTATTGAATGTTCACAAACCGCAAGGCATGACTTCACGTCAGGTTGTGAACCAGATTCAGAAGCTCGTCCGTCCCCTGAAGATCGGACACGCTGGCACACTCGACCCCTTGGCCATCGGGGTCCTGATGGTTTGCATTGGATCTGCAACACGTCTCATTCGTTTCGTTCAAGATCAACCCAAAGAATACCTTGGGGAATTTATCTTAGGGAAACGAAGCGACACAGATGATATTTCCGGAAATGTCACCGAAACAACTGATTGCCCAACCATCACACGCGAACAACTGGAACGTTGTTTGCCTGCTTTTCAAGGACAGATCGAACAGGTCCCGCCACAATTTTCCGCGGTGCATATCAACGGTCAGCGGGCCTATGATCTGGCACGACGCGGGAAATCTTTTGAGATCAAACCTCGTACAGTCGAAATCTATCAAATTGAATTAACGGCGTTTGAGTTTCCTCGTTTTCAGTTGCGAATTGTGTGCGGCTCGGGAACTTATATTCGTTCCCTTGGCCGTGATCTGGGAGAACAACTTAAATGTGGAGCGGTGATGACATCCCTGGTTCGTACACGGATTGGCGATTTTAAACTGGAATCGGCAATGCAACTCGATGATTCAATGACTCTGGAATCGATTGTCGCCCAACTTCAGCCTGCGGAACGAGCTGTTAAACATTTACAACATTATCGATGCAATCACCGGGAGCTTGATGATCTCTGCCATGGTCGTGTCATCGAATGCGATCCTGATCGACTCTCCAAAGCTGGTGATCAACATGAGATTGCCGTCGTGACTTCCGCAGGCACACTCGTTGCGATTGCTGAATGGAAGCGCGATACCAATCAGTTGGCTCCCAGGCAAGTCTATTATCAACATTCTAAATAG
- a CDS encoding DUF420 domain-containing protein, whose protein sequence is MGYRSTFMLDFVVSALILIVPLLLFSLYSVKIKRNFALHKKLQILLGAVLLVAVAAFEVDVQIMHGGWENIVNQRETPLTPEQFNYVRNVLYVHLVFAVTTPLFWATTLFLALRRIPNPPAPCAHSSLHKKLGWISTIDITLTSLTGLFWYYTAFVSSV, encoded by the coding sequence TTGGGCTATCGTTCGACATTTATGTTGGACTTTGTGGTATCAGCACTAATTTTGATCGTACCGTTATTATTATTCAGTCTCTATTCAGTCAAAATCAAACGCAATTTTGCACTGCATAAGAAGCTTCAGATTCTGCTGGGAGCTGTCTTGCTGGTTGCAGTTGCCGCATTTGAAGTTGATGTGCAGATCATGCATGGTGGCTGGGAAAACATTGTCAATCAGCGCGAAACCCCACTAACTCCGGAACAATTCAATTACGTTCGAAATGTGCTCTATGTTCACCTGGTTTTTGCAGTGACAACTCCGTTGTTCTGGGCAACGACTCTGTTTCTCGCTTTAAGACGCATTCCTAATCCACCGGCTCCTTGTGCACACAGCAGCCTACACAAAAAGCTGGGTTGGATTTCTACGATCGATATTACGCTGACTTCATTGACCGGCTTGTTTTGGTATTACACAGCATTTGTCAGCAGCGTCTGA
- a CDS encoding CTP synthase — translation MTKHTTKHIFVTGGVVSSLGKGLTSASIGLLLEQRGLRVRMQKLDPYINIDPGTMNPYEHGEVYVLDDGSETDLDLGHYERFTNSPLSRKSNYTTGQIYQRVIEKERRGEYLGATVQVIPHITDEIKESVYNLASSDVDVVITELGGTVGDIEGLPFLEAIRQIPLDIGKENCLFIHLTLVPYIKAAGEMKTKPTQHSVGLLRQIGIQPDVLIVRTERAMDKDHADKIALFCNVEKEAVIEEVDTEYSIYEVPQGLADDGLDKLITRKLQLDAEPLDLSNWRSLLNRVKNPDHEVTIAVVGKYIDHRDAYKSIYESLFHAGFHHSSRILLKRIEAEEIERQGPEVLLSNVDGILVPGGFGKRGIEGKIATAQYARECEIPYFGICLGMQCSVIEFARNVLELSDAHSTEFNSETNAPVICLLEEQKEITEKGGTMRLGAQDCIIAPDSKAHTCYGADSISERHRHRYEFNPEYRKQLIEAGMIPTGTSPNGNLVEIVEVPDHPWYLAVQFHPEFKSKPVSPHPLFAGFVGAALNYHQQKVRVSV, via the coding sequence ATGACCAAACATACGACTAAACATATCTTTGTCACCGGTGGCGTTGTCAGTTCTTTAGGCAAAGGATTAACTTCAGCTTCAATCGGCCTTCTTCTGGAGCAACGAGGATTACGAGTCCGCATGCAAAAACTGGATCCTTATATTAATATCGATCCAGGGACGATGAATCCTTATGAGCATGGCGAGGTCTATGTGCTGGATGATGGCTCCGAAACAGACCTTGATCTCGGTCATTATGAACGTTTCACAAATAGCCCTCTCTCACGAAAGTCGAATTACACAACCGGTCAAATTTATCAGCGGGTCATCGAAAAAGAACGTCGCGGTGAATATCTGGGTGCCACGGTGCAAGTCATTCCGCACATCACCGACGAAATCAAAGAATCTGTTTATAACCTTGCCAGTTCAGACGTCGATGTGGTCATTACAGAACTGGGAGGAACGGTGGGTGATATTGAAGGCCTGCCGTTCCTGGAAGCAATACGTCAGATTCCTCTCGATATTGGAAAAGAAAACTGCCTCTTCATTCATTTGACACTCGTACCATACATCAAAGCAGCGGGAGAAATGAAAACCAAACCGACGCAACACAGTGTTGGTCTATTAAGACAAATCGGTATTCAACCTGATGTTTTGATCGTGCGAACCGAACGCGCGATGGACAAAGATCACGCCGATAAAATTGCGTTGTTCTGTAATGTCGAAAAAGAAGCTGTGATCGAGGAAGTCGATACGGAATACTCCATTTATGAAGTCCCTCAAGGTTTAGCCGATGATGGGCTCGATAAACTCATTACACGTAAACTGCAGCTTGATGCGGAACCTTTGGATCTTTCTAACTGGCGTTCGCTGCTCAATCGGGTTAAAAACCCAGACCATGAAGTGACCATCGCTGTTGTAGGGAAATACATTGACCATCGAGACGCTTATAAGTCAATTTATGAATCGCTGTTTCATGCCGGGTTCCATCACTCTTCACGTATTCTGTTAAAACGAATCGAAGCCGAAGAAATTGAGCGACAAGGTCCGGAGGTCCTGCTTTCAAACGTCGACGGGATTCTTGTGCCTGGCGGATTCGGCAAACGTGGAATCGAAGGAAAAATTGCAACCGCACAATACGCCCGTGAGTGTGAGATTCCTTATTTTGGAATCTGCCTGGGAATGCAGTGTTCCGTCATCGAATTTGCCAGAAACGTTTTGGAATTATCGGATGCACATAGCACCGAATTCAATAGTGAAACGAACGCCCCCGTGATTTGTTTACTCGAAGAGCAAAAAGAAATCACTGAAAAGGGAGGCACCATGCGTCTGGGTGCACAAGACTGTATTATCGCTCCGGACTCCAAAGCTCATACCTGTTATGGTGCTGATTCCATCAGCGAACGTCATCGACATCGCTATGAATTCAATCCCGAATATCGAAAACAGTTGATCGAAGCGGGGATGATACCCACCGGTACAAGCCCGAACGGAAATCTGGTTGAGATTGTCGAAGTTCCTGATCATCCCTGGTACTTGGCAGTGCAATTCCATCCAGAATTCAAATCCAAGCCGGTTAGCCCACATCCGCTATTTGCGGGATTTGTCGGAGCCGCCTTAAATTATCACCAACAAAAAGTCCGCGTCTCAGTTTGA
- the kdsB gene encoding 3-deoxy-manno-octulosonate cytidylyltransferase, translated as MQVCGVIPARLQSSRLPRKLLLNETGQTLIQHTWEAAARSEKLDRLIVATDSLEILEAVHGFGGKACLTGEHPSGTDRIAEVALKELLDAEILVNIQGDEPEISAEFIDQLIELLIQTPDAEMATLATPIRNVEQLQDRSCTKVVCRQDGSAMYFSRLPIPFTRDVVPETLLPEQSPWLLHLGIYAYRRPFLLDLTKIPATPLEQLEKLEQLRALETGARIQVAQVAHPSVGIDTPEDYAQFVIRYRAEHS; from the coding sequence ATGCAAGTGTGCGGCGTGATTCCAGCCAGACTGCAATCTTCCCGACTTCCCAGAAAATTATTACTGAATGAAACTGGTCAGACATTAATTCAGCACACGTGGGAGGCGGCGGCACGATCGGAAAAGTTAGACCGACTCATTGTGGCCACCGACAGCCTGGAAATATTAGAAGCAGTTCATGGTTTTGGAGGGAAAGCATGCTTAACCGGTGAACATCCCAGTGGTACCGACCGGATCGCGGAAGTAGCCCTCAAAGAACTGTTAGATGCAGAGATCCTGGTAAATATCCAGGGAGATGAACCTGAAATCTCAGCTGAGTTCATTGACCAGTTGATCGAGTTACTAATACAAACTCCGGACGCTGAAATGGCGACGTTGGCAACTCCCATTCGAAACGTCGAACAACTACAGGATCGCTCTTGTACGAAAGTGGTCTGCCGTCAGGATGGCTCTGCAATGTACTTTAGTCGCCTACCCATACCGTTTACGAGAGATGTTGTACCTGAAACATTGCTGCCTGAGCAAAGCCCCTGGTTATTGCACTTGGGTATCTACGCTTACCGAAGACCGTTTTTGCTGGATTTAACGAAAATACCGGCGACCCCACTTGAGCAGTTGGAAAAGTTAGAACAATTACGCGCCCTGGAGACAGGCGCTCGGATTCAAGTTGCTCAAGTAGCACACCCTTCAGTTGGCATTGATACTCCAGAAGATTATGCTCAATTTGTAATCCGTTATCGCGCAGAACATTCATAA
- a CDS encoding RNA polymerase sigma factor, with protein MEDSQLVQLVLAAQGGDRDAFGSLVVQFESTVYAIVMKRLRNHAEASEVTQDVFIQAMRKLSQLNAPERFGGWLRQIAVRMSINRAVRRPNECIQSPDTFVVLDDEPENPLDKLLESERATELRGRLEQLGEVDRETLISFYFKGQSLKEMSHEFDRPIGTIKRRLHTARNRLREALLDLQSV; from the coding sequence ATGGAAGATTCACAGTTAGTACAATTAGTTTTAGCTGCTCAGGGTGGTGACCGAGACGCATTCGGTTCGCTTGTTGTTCAATTTGAGTCGACTGTATACGCAATTGTCATGAAGCGATTGCGAAACCACGCTGAGGCAAGTGAAGTCACACAGGATGTATTCATTCAGGCCATGCGGAAGCTGTCTCAGTTGAATGCACCTGAGCGATTTGGTGGATGGTTGCGGCAGATTGCCGTTCGGATGTCAATCAACCGTGCTGTTCGTCGGCCTAACGAGTGCATTCAGAGTCCAGACACATTTGTTGTTCTGGATGATGAACCAGAAAACCCGTTAGACAAGTTGCTGGAAAGCGAACGGGCTACCGAATTGCGAGGACGCCTGGAACAGCTGGGTGAAGTTGACCGTGAAACGCTGATATCGTTCTACTTCAAAGGACAGTCCTTGAAGGAAATGAGTCACGAATTTGATCGGCCTATTGGAACGATTAAGCGTCGACTGCACACGGCACGAAACCGTCTGCGAGAAGCGTTGTTAGATTTGCAGTCGGTATGA
- a CDS encoding metallophosphoesterase: protein MEHESYRGVLLIGDPHIEGRVPGFRKDDYPQVVLEKLSWCLKTAKEQMLLPVILGDLFHVPRDNQNWLLCQLMTLFDPPVYGIYGNHDCRENQLTEHDTLSILVEAGKYRLLSEETPWQGTMQGRKVIVGGTSWGKKLPKSVDFESEDLSPLIIWVTHHDLIVPGYEEQGHFKPFEMAGVDYVINGHIHRSLADVKKGQTTWVTPGNIIRRSRSDASRAHVPSVLKLEVTDNGWECTVIEVPHQPFDEVFFEEVIEESESGVPSAFISGLAELQSRRTDTGAGLQFFLEKNLEQFNSTVADEIQKLASEVSSHVNE, encoded by the coding sequence ATGGAACATGAGTCATACCGTGGTGTGCTGTTGATTGGCGACCCGCATATTGAAGGGCGAGTTCCCGGCTTTCGCAAAGATGACTATCCACAAGTCGTACTGGAGAAACTAAGCTGGTGTCTGAAAACAGCAAAAGAGCAAATGCTATTGCCTGTGATTTTGGGGGATCTGTTTCATGTACCTCGCGACAATCAAAACTGGTTGCTTTGTCAGCTAATGACACTTTTTGATCCCCCCGTCTATGGGATTTATGGAAATCATGACTGTCGAGAGAACCAGCTCACAGAACACGACACACTCAGTATCTTGGTAGAAGCGGGCAAGTATCGTCTTCTTTCAGAAGAAACTCCCTGGCAGGGGACCATGCAGGGCCGCAAGGTGATCGTCGGGGGTACGTCCTGGGGGAAGAAGTTACCTAAATCTGTGGATTTCGAGAGTGAAGATCTTTCACCTTTGATCATTTGGGTCACGCATCACGATTTGATTGTGCCCGGTTATGAGGAGCAGGGGCATTTTAAGCCTTTTGAAATGGCTGGCGTCGATTATGTGATCAATGGTCACATTCACCGTTCGCTGGCAGATGTGAAAAAAGGGCAGACCACCTGGGTCACACCCGGGAACATCATTCGCAGATCGCGCAGCGATGCTTCACGGGCTCATGTTCCCTCTGTACTGAAGCTGGAAGTGACAGACAATGGCTGGGAATGTACTGTAATCGAAGTACCACATCAGCCTTTTGATGAAGTTTTCTTTGAAGAAGTCATCGAAGAATCAGAATCGGGAGTGCCCTCTGCCTTTATTTCCGGTTTGGCGGAATTACAATCGAGAAGAACGGATACGGGGGCCGGTTTGCAGTTCTTCCTGGAAAAGAATCTGGAACAGTTCAATTCAACAGTTGCAGATGAGATACAAAAATTAGCAAGTGAGGTATCCAGTCATGTCAACGAGTAA
- a CDS encoding response regulator transcription factor, giving the protein MSTDYTILLIEDDREISTTLSGVIKSAGYNIVVAPNGMEGQKLAQTANPDLVITDMMMPKMGGFPVLESLKSLPSPPKVIMITANEGGRHKAYAEMLGVDDYLRKPFAMDVFLEAIARVLAKDKNSDEPEKPPKGPLTRSRKKS; this is encoded by the coding sequence ATGTCGACTGATTATACAATTCTATTGATTGAAGATGACCGAGAGATTTCAACCACCCTGAGTGGAGTGATTAAATCAGCCGGTTATAATATTGTTGTGGCCCCTAATGGGATGGAAGGGCAAAAACTCGCCCAAACAGCAAATCCGGATCTCGTCATTACTGATATGATGATGCCGAAAATGGGTGGGTTCCCGGTTCTCGAATCATTGAAATCACTCCCTTCCCCTCCCAAAGTCATCATGATTACTGCCAACGAAGGAGGCAGGCACAAAGCGTATGCGGAAATGCTGGGAGTTGATGACTACCTCAGAAAGCCATTCGCAATGGATGTGTTTCTGGAAGCCATTGCCCGTGTGCTGGCTAAAGATAAAAACAGCGATGAGCCGGAAAAGCCTCCTAAAGGACCACTCACACGCTCTCGAAAGAAATCCTGA
- a CDS encoding AAA family ATPase — MLKRITLHNFMSHSHTVIDLSAGLTVLTGPNNCGKSAFVTALQILAENTSGDFMVRHGEKECRVIVETDDEHTIEWKRKKKTVSYCVDGEDFHRLRNDVPDKLRSLLRLSKVKSGDSDQFDVHFGEQKSPIFLLNDRGSRAARFFASSSDASVLIEMQKLHRSKVKSAQQEFQRLQTESKQINAILEALAPVPTLESKLEALETTYESLQSENQQIQRLEALIQDLEASSQTVTNLRKTVTALNELPVELTQKNEKPLESLIRRSVAVKQQVELTHLNVSVMATLNEPPELEEVTVLDSLIYDIEVQQQRSDRDNLTVECLKALSDPPQLVESGRLQTTIENLILAEERVRVDQIEFMILEKCSSPPELADLDKIEQFYRQWEEASSQFDSRQQNYHVCEKEYELIRAEMVNWVKENPTCPTCGAEMDPEQFIQSAEVGLKGHTHGT, encoded by the coding sequence ATGTTAAAACGGATTACTTTGCATAATTTTATGAGCCATTCCCATACCGTGATCGATCTGTCGGCTGGTTTGACCGTGCTGACGGGACCGAATAATTGCGGTAAGTCCGCCTTTGTGACTGCGCTGCAAATTCTTGCTGAGAATACGTCTGGCGATTTTATGGTCAGGCATGGTGAGAAAGAGTGTCGGGTGATCGTCGAAACGGATGATGAGCATACCATCGAATGGAAGCGCAAAAAGAAAACGGTCAGTTATTGCGTTGATGGTGAAGACTTTCATCGGTTAAGAAATGACGTTCCCGATAAACTGCGTTCACTACTAAGGCTCTCGAAAGTCAAGTCGGGTGATAGTGATCAGTTCGACGTCCATTTTGGCGAGCAAAAATCACCGATCTTTTTATTAAATGACCGTGGCAGTCGGGCTGCCCGCTTCTTCGCGTCGTCTTCCGATGCCTCAGTTTTGATCGAGATGCAGAAATTACATCGCAGTAAGGTCAAGTCTGCACAACAGGAATTCCAGCGCCTGCAAACTGAGTCAAAGCAAATCAACGCAATTCTGGAAGCTCTGGCTCCGGTTCCCACTCTTGAATCGAAATTGGAAGCATTAGAAACGACATACGAGAGTTTGCAATCGGAGAACCAGCAGATTCAACGATTGGAAGCTTTGATTCAAGATTTAGAGGCTTCATCTCAGACTGTGACGAATTTGCGGAAAACAGTCACTGCGTTAAATGAGCTACCGGTAGAATTAACACAAAAAAATGAAAAACCATTAGAATCATTGATTCGGCGATCAGTCGCCGTAAAGCAGCAAGTGGAGCTGACCCATCTTAATGTATCGGTAATGGCAACGTTAAATGAACCTCCTGAATTGGAAGAGGTGACTGTTCTGGATTCACTCATCTATGATATTGAGGTTCAACAACAGCGATCTGATCGAGACAATTTAACAGTAGAGTGTCTGAAGGCGTTAAGTGATCCTCCCCAGTTGGTTGAGTCAGGTCGATTACAGACGACAATTGAGAACTTGATATTGGCGGAGGAGAGGGTACGCGTCGATCAGATTGAATTTATGATTCTGGAAAAGTGCAGCTCTCCGCCAGAACTCGCAGATTTAGACAAAATCGAACAATTCTATCGGCAATGGGAAGAGGCGTCATCTCAATTTGACTCCAGGCAGCAGAACTACCATGTCTGTGAGAAGGAGTATGAACTGATTCGTGCTGAAATGGTGAATTGGGTGAAAGAAAATCCGACCTGTCCCACCTGTGGAGCAGAAATGGACCCGGAGCAGTTCATCCAGTCAGCAGAGGTGGGACTGAAAGGGCACACACATGGAACATGA
- a CDS encoding lactonase family protein: MSILKKALLSLGFMLSTFLSPFQSHTVSAAESFWVYVGTYTRGSESQGIYQLRLDGASGKLSHVGITDNVENPSFLSIHPSRNYLYAVNEIGDYQGKKSGAVSAFAIDAKTGKLNFLNQESSQGAAPCHLVVDATGKYVLIANYTGGNICSLPIQKNGKLSKSASFVQHTGSSVNTARQTAPHAHSINLDQQNRHAVVADLGIDQLLVYRFNASDGSLKPNSPPGIAMKPGAGPRHFTFHPNGKWGYVINELNLTITAMDYDAKQGSFQEIQTISTVPEGTNLKGNSTAEVQVHPSGKFLYGSNRGPNTLAIYKINQQTGKLTSIGFEPTGGTIPRNFKIDPTGNYLLVANQNTNNVVVFKIDLETGLLKRTNQEINVPKPVCIKFLPMPPTP, from the coding sequence ATGTCGATACTAAAAAAAGCACTGCTGAGTCTTGGTTTCATGCTAAGTACCTTCTTGTCTCCTTTTCAAAGTCACACGGTCTCTGCTGCTGAAAGCTTCTGGGTCTATGTAGGCACCTATACTCGCGGCAGTGAGAGTCAGGGAATTTACCAGCTTCGTCTGGATGGTGCCAGTGGCAAACTGTCACACGTGGGCATCACGGACAACGTCGAAAACCCTTCTTTTCTGTCCATTCACCCGAGTCGAAACTATCTTTACGCCGTGAACGAGATTGGAGATTACCAGGGTAAAAAATCAGGAGCTGTCAGTGCTTTTGCCATTGATGCGAAGACAGGAAAACTCAACTTCCTCAATCAGGAATCTTCCCAAGGCGCGGCCCCCTGCCATCTCGTTGTCGATGCAACGGGTAAATATGTCCTGATTGCCAATTATACTGGGGGGAATATCTGTTCGTTACCCATTCAAAAGAATGGAAAACTGAGCAAGAGCGCTTCGTTTGTTCAACATACGGGTTCCAGCGTGAATACAGCGCGACAAACAGCGCCTCACGCACATTCGATTAATCTGGATCAACAAAATCGACATGCCGTAGTGGCAGACCTGGGAATCGACCAACTACTTGTTTACCGCTTCAACGCGTCCGATGGTTCGCTGAAACCCAACTCCCCTCCGGGGATTGCTATGAAACCCGGCGCAGGGCCACGTCATTTCACGTTCCATCCAAATGGTAAATGGGGTTATGTGATCAATGAATTAAACCTCACCATTACTGCCATGGACTATGATGCAAAGCAGGGTTCCTTTCAGGAAATTCAAACGATCTCAACCGTACCGGAGGGAACGAACTTGAAAGGAAACTCAACAGCAGAAGTCCAGGTACATCCTTCCGGCAAATTTCTCTATGGTTCCAATCGAGGCCCAAACACCCTCGCCATCTACAAGATTAATCAACAAACGGGGAAACTGACATCAATCGGTTTTGAACCGACGGGTGGAACGATTCCACGTAATTTCAAAATAGACCCTACGGGAAATTACTTACTGGTTGCAAATCAAAATACCAACAATGTCGTTGTTTTTAAGATTGACTTAGAGACAGGATTACTAAAAAGGACAAACCAGGAAATCAATGTTCCCAAACCAGTCTGCATTAAATTCCTCCCAATGCCACCTACCCCTTAA
- a CDS encoding DNA repair protein, giving the protein MTETFSSSESSNSQQELRSPKALQRRCWELDAVRKQKFKEAAQLSDQMQETEQYLAISEEVTEALETLSSKLFEQQLALIQEKLTIALQEVLEQPLKLNAVAEWKRNGASVEFQIERDGNLEDIIRGQGGSVANILSVGLRMFALMTLDESEHRRVLVLDEQDCWLRPDLVPRLVKIIHEAGEALGFQIIMISHHDPTMFERYADCIYQFTPSAEGVQVQRIETDWQMSD; this is encoded by the coding sequence ATGACCGAAACATTTTCCAGTTCGGAATCCTCCAACTCCCAACAGGAGTTGCGTTCCCCCAAAGCATTGCAGCGTCGATGTTGGGAACTGGATGCGGTCCGTAAACAGAAATTCAAAGAAGCAGCACAACTCTCCGATCAAATGCAGGAAACAGAGCAATACCTTGCGATTTCTGAGGAGGTGACTGAAGCCTTGGAAACGCTGAGTTCAAAACTCTTTGAGCAACAATTGGCTTTAATACAGGAAAAGCTGACGATTGCCCTCCAGGAAGTGTTGGAACAACCTTTGAAGCTAAACGCTGTTGCAGAATGGAAACGTAACGGAGCCAGTGTTGAATTTCAGATCGAGCGCGATGGCAACTTGGAAGACATTATCAGGGGGCAGGGGGGCTCGGTTGCGAATATCCTGTCGGTTGGTTTACGGATGTTTGCCTTAATGACACTGGATGAGTCAGAACACAGGCGGGTACTGGTGCTGGATGAGCAGGATTGCTGGCTTCGACCAGATCTAGTGCCCCGTCTGGTGAAAATTATTCACGAAGCAGGAGAGGCGCTCGGTTTTCAAATTATTATGATCAGTCACCATGATCCCACGATGTTTGAACGTTACGCAGATTGCATTTACCAGTTTACCCCTTCTGCAGAGGGGGTTCAGGTTCAACGTATTGAAACCGATTGGCAAATGAGTGACTGA
- a CDS encoding Maf family protein, which yields MKLILASTSPYRAEQLRRLGLEFEAQDPQVDESVLKEAGFSPENLAEVLALEKAKQVFQQNPDAIVIGADQLVSFENTILGKPGTKEHAVQQLMSMQGKTHTLITAIAVLGPDLIETHLDQTKLKMRSLDQGAIERYVEFDQPLNCAGSYKLESLGITLFEEIDSTDHSAITGIPLIALTSLLIKAGVTLP from the coding sequence ATGAAACTCATTCTGGCGAGTACATCCCCTTATCGGGCTGAGCAATTACGGCGACTGGGACTGGAGTTCGAAGCTCAGGATCCTCAGGTGGATGAGTCAGTTCTGAAAGAAGCGGGCTTTTCTCCTGAAAATTTGGCCGAGGTTCTCGCTCTGGAAAAGGCGAAACAGGTTTTTCAACAGAATCCGGATGCCATCGTCATCGGCGCTGATCAACTCGTTTCGTTTGAAAATACCATCTTGGGGAAACCGGGAACTAAAGAACATGCGGTACAGCAATTGATGTCGATGCAGGGTAAAACCCACACTCTCATCACCGCGATCGCTGTTCTGGGGCCTGATTTGATTGAAACTCACCTCGATCAGACAAAACTTAAGATGCGATCGCTGGACCAGGGAGCCATTGAACGATATGTGGAATTTGATCAGCCTCTGAATTGTGCCGGCTCTTATAAGCTGGAAAGCCTGGGAATCACACTTTTTGAAGAAATCGACTCCACAGACCATTCGGCGATTACAGGCATCCCGTTAATCGCGTTAACTTCTCTCTTGATCAAAGCCGGAGTCACACTGCCCTGA
- a CDS encoding phosphoribosylanthranilate isomerase yields MWVKICGIQDVETAQMIADLGASALGLNFYAPSPRSIELSTAHEIKAALSHKGISLVGLFVKHTLSEVISICRELSPHMVQLHGDEPPEFLAELSQHFPDIEIIWAFRTQDPDLNHLSDFLTKCDQYSKRPDYILIDAYSPQAYGGTGQLVPWEMIKENYLYDEWPALILAGGLTPENVHEAIQTVTPFGVDTASGVESAPGIKSQVMVEAFVNQAKKK; encoded by the coding sequence ATGTGGGTTAAAATTTGTGGGATCCAAGACGTTGAAACTGCTCAGATGATCGCGGATCTGGGTGCATCCGCACTGGGTCTTAATTTCTATGCCCCTTCGCCACGTTCGATTGAGCTATCAACGGCACATGAAATCAAAGCAGCTCTGTCTCACAAAGGTATCTCACTGGTCGGTTTGTTCGTGAAGCACACTTTATCCGAAGTGATATCCATCTGCCGGGAACTCTCTCCGCACATGGTACAACTTCACGGCGACGAACCTCCTGAATTCCTGGCAGAGTTATCTCAACATTTTCCAGACATTGAAATCATTTGGGCCTTCCGAACACAGGATCCTGACTTAAATCACCTGTCTGATTTTCTGACCAAGTGTGACCAATATAGTAAACGTCCGGATTACATCTTAATCGACGCTTATTCACCTCAGGCCTATGGGGGAACGGGACAGCTTGTTCCCTGGGAAATGATAAAGGAAAATTACCTATATGATGAATGGCCTGCCTTGATTCTGGCGGGGGGACTGACTCCAGAAAACGTTCATGAAGCCATTCAAACTGTGACTCCTTTTGGCGTTGATACTGCCAGTGGTGTCGAAAGTGCCCCAGGAATCAAGAGCCAAGTGATGGTTGAAGCATTTGTCAATCAGGCGAAAAAAAAATGA